One segment of Solanum stenotomum isolate F172 chromosome 1, ASM1918654v1, whole genome shotgun sequence DNA contains the following:
- the LOC125849391 gene encoding embryogenesis-associated protein EMB8-like isoform X4, producing the protein MDCIGLTSESPYVIMLKAAFLIPISHYLFGFLFLLIVFLYNFVEMYFIKELITGFRGQPVSLSFNSCSNLYQEVVSKCKTLHGRFSSTPWLCSPHLQTIFLQFFERVPACNYQRQIFKTSDGGIIALDWLRNVDDKKPSIKGFDGVQSDDKTPIVVVIPGLTSDSDSAYVKHLAFKMVKSGWNVVVSNHRGLGGVAITSDRLYNAGCTEDIRKVIDHLHTRYPQAPLYAVGTSIGSNVLVKYLGEEGVNTALVGAVSICSPWDLLIGDRFIKRRLVQRSYDRILGIGLKDYAELHRSVLPSLTDWDSISKISCIRDYDKHVVCVLGNFETVDTYYRTVSCSSYIGKVGVPLLCISALDDPVCTRETIPWDECRANKNVVLATTQHGGHLGYLEGMTAKSLWWVRAVDEFLCALNSSSLNHGEKIQNNAVLESPLNSSKEKAV; encoded by the exons ATGGATTGCATTGGGTTAACCTCTGAATCTCCATATGTTATTATGCTTAAAGCTGCTTTCTTGATACCCATTTCTCATTATTTATTCGGATTTCTGTTTCTACTCATTGTATTTCTCTATAATTTTGTGGAAATGTATTTCATAAAAGAATTAATCACTGGATTTAGGGGACAACCTGTCTCTTTGAGCTTTAATTCTTGCTCTAACCTGTATCAAGAAGTTGTTTCCAAGTGTAAAACTCTTCATGGCAG GTTTTCTTCTACTCCATGGCTTTGCAGTCCTCATCTTCAAACTATCTTTTTGCAGTTCTTTGAAAGAGTACCGGCTTGCAATTATCAAAG ACAGATATTTAAAACATCTGATGGTGGGATAATAGCTCTGGATTGGCTACGGAATGTGGATG ATAAAAAACCATCCATCAAAGGTTTTGATGGAGTTCAGAGTGATGATAAAACTCCCATCGTTGTGGTGATTCCTGGTTTAACAAGCGATTCTGATTCTGCT TACGTCAAGCACCTTGCTTTCAAGATGGTTAAATCTGGATGGAATGTTGTTGTGAGCAATCATCGGGGTCTCGGGGGAGTGGCAATAACT TCTGATCGCCTCTACAATGCCGGATGCACGGAGGACATCCGCAAAGTCATTGACCATCTCCACACCCGATACCCTCAAGCTCCTTTATATGCTGTTGGCACTAGCATTGGTTCTAATGTTCTG GTAAAATATCTTGGTGAGGAAGGAGTTAATACTGCGCTTGTTGGGGCGGTTTCAATCTGTTCTCCTTGGGACCTTTTG ATTGGTGACAGGTTTATTAAGCGCAGGCTTGTGCAGAGATCCTATGACCGAATTTTAGGAATTGGATTAAAAGATTACGCCGAGCT GCATCGGAGTGTTTTGCCGAGTCTGACAGATTGGGACAGCATTTCTAAG ATAAGCTGTATCAGAGATTATGACAAACATGTTGTTTGTGTTCTTGGTAATTTTGAG ACTGTTGATACGTATTACAGGACAGTTAGCTGTAGCAGTTATATAGGAAAAGTGGGGGTTCCCCTCCTCTGCATTAGTGCCTTGGATGATCCAGTCTGTACAAGGGAAACAATTCCATGGGATGAATGTCG GGCAAACAAAAATGTCGTACTAGCTACCACACAACATGGGGGACACTTGGGATACCTTGAAGGGATGACCGCGAAAAGCCTCTG GTGGGTTAGGGCCGTTGATGAATTCCTTTGTGCTTTGAACTCCAGCTCATTGAACCATGGAGAAAAG ATACAAAATAATGCAGTTCTGGAGAGTCCCCTGAACTCATCAAAAGAGAAGGCGGTTTAG
- the LOC125849391 gene encoding embryogenesis-associated protein EMB8-like isoform X7: MDCIGLTSESPYVIMLKAAFLIPISHYLFGFLFLLIVFLYNFVEMYFIKELITGFRGQPVSLSFNSCSNLYQEVVSKCKTLHGRFSSTPWLCSPHLQTIFLQFFERVPACNYQRQIFKTSDGGIIALDWLRNVDDKKPSIKGFDGVQSDDKTPIVVVIPGLTSDSDSAYVKHLAFKMVKSGWNVVVSNHRGLGGVAITSDRLYNAGCTEDIRKVIDHLHTRYPQAPLYAVGTSIGSNVLVKYLGEEGVNTALVGAVSICSPWDLLIGDRFIKRRLVQRSYDRILGIGLKDYAELHRSVLPSLTDWDSISKISCIRDYDKHVVCVLGNFETVDTYYRTVSCSSYIGKVGVPLLCISALDDPVCTRETIPWDECRANKNVVLATTQHGGHLGYLEGMTAKSLWWVRAVDEFLCALNSSSLNHGEKFWRVP, encoded by the exons ATGGATTGCATTGGGTTAACCTCTGAATCTCCATATGTTATTATGCTTAAAGCTGCTTTCTTGATACCCATTTCTCATTATTTATTCGGATTTCTGTTTCTACTCATTGTATTTCTCTATAATTTTGTGGAAATGTATTTCATAAAAGAATTAATCACTGGATTTAGGGGACAACCTGTCTCTTTGAGCTTTAATTCTTGCTCTAACCTGTATCAAGAAGTTGTTTCCAAGTGTAAAACTCTTCATGGCAG GTTTTCTTCTACTCCATGGCTTTGCAGTCCTCATCTTCAAACTATCTTTTTGCAGTTCTTTGAAAGAGTACCGGCTTGCAATTATCAAAG ACAGATATTTAAAACATCTGATGGTGGGATAATAGCTCTGGATTGGCTACGGAATGTGGATG ATAAAAAACCATCCATCAAAGGTTTTGATGGAGTTCAGAGTGATGATAAAACTCCCATCGTTGTGGTGATTCCTGGTTTAACAAGCGATTCTGATTCTGCT TACGTCAAGCACCTTGCTTTCAAGATGGTTAAATCTGGATGGAATGTTGTTGTGAGCAATCATCGGGGTCTCGGGGGAGTGGCAATAACT TCTGATCGCCTCTACAATGCCGGATGCACGGAGGACATCCGCAAAGTCATTGACCATCTCCACACCCGATACCCTCAAGCTCCTTTATATGCTGTTGGCACTAGCATTGGTTCTAATGTTCTG GTAAAATATCTTGGTGAGGAAGGAGTTAATACTGCGCTTGTTGGGGCGGTTTCAATCTGTTCTCCTTGGGACCTTTTG ATTGGTGACAGGTTTATTAAGCGCAGGCTTGTGCAGAGATCCTATGACCGAATTTTAGGAATTGGATTAAAAGATTACGCCGAGCT GCATCGGAGTGTTTTGCCGAGTCTGACAGATTGGGACAGCATTTCTAAG ATAAGCTGTATCAGAGATTATGACAAACATGTTGTTTGTGTTCTTGGTAATTTTGAG ACTGTTGATACGTATTACAGGACAGTTAGCTGTAGCAGTTATATAGGAAAAGTGGGGGTTCCCCTCCTCTGCATTAGTGCCTTGGATGATCCAGTCTGTACAAGGGAAACAATTCCATGGGATGAATGTCG GGCAAACAAAAATGTCGTACTAGCTACCACACAACATGGGGGACACTTGGGATACCTTGAAGGGATGACCGCGAAAAGCCTCTG GTGGGTTAGGGCCGTTGATGAATTCCTTTGTGCTTTGAACTCCAGCTCATTGAACCATGGAGAAAAG TTCTGGAGAGTCCCCTGA
- the LOC125849391 gene encoding embryogenesis-associated protein EMB8-like isoform X3: MDCIGLTSESPYVIMLKAAFLIPISHYLFGFLFLLIVFLYNFVEMYFIKELITGFRGQPVSLSFNSCSNLYQEVVSKCKTLHGRFSSTPWLCSPHLQTIFLQFFERVPACNYQRQIFKTSDGGIIALDWLRNVDDKKPSIKGFDGVQSDDKTPIVVVIPGLTSDSDSAYVKHLAFKMVKSGWNVVVSNHRGLGGVAITSDRLYNAGCTEDIRKVIDHLHTRYPQAPLYAVGTSIGSNVLVKYLGEEGVNTALVGAVSICSPWDLLIGDRFIKRRLVQRSYDRILGIGLKDYAELHRSVLPSLTDWDSISKISCIRDYDKHVVCVLGNFETVDTYYRTVSCSSYIGKVGVPLLCISALDDPVCTRETIPWDECRANKNVVLATTQHGGHLGYLEGMTAKSLWWVRAVDEFLCALNSSSLNHGEKIQNNAVLESPLNSSKEKAV, translated from the exons ATGGATTGCATTGGGTTAACCTCTGAATCTCCATATGTTATTATGCTTAAAGCTGCTTTCTTGATACCCATTTCTCATTATTTATTCGGATTTCTGTTTCTACTCATTGTATTTCTCTATAATTTTGTGGAAATGTATTTCATAAAAGAATTAATCACTGGATTTAGGGGACAACCTGTCTCTTTGAGCTTTAATTCTTGCTCTAACCTGTATCAAGAAGTTGTTTCCAAGTGTAAAACTCTTCATGGCAG GTTTTCTTCTACTCCATGGCTTTGCAGTCCTCATCTTCAAACTATCTTTTTGCAGTTCTTTGAAAGAGTACCGGCTTGCAATTATCAAAG ACAGATATTTAAAACATCTGATGGTGGGATAATAGCTCTGGATTGGCTACGGAATGTGGATG ATAAAAAACCATCCATCAAAGGTTTTGATGGAGTTCAGAGTGATGATAAAACTCCCATCGTTGTGGTGATTCCTGGTTTAACAAGCGATTCTGATTCTGCT TACGTCAAGCACCTTGCTTTCAAGATGGTTAAATCTGGATGGAATGTTGTTGTGAGCAATCATCGGGGTCTCGGGGGAGTGGCAATAACT TCTGATCGCCTCTACAATGCCGGATGCACGGAGGACATCCGCAAAGTCATTGACCATCTCCACACCCGATACCCTCAAGCTCCTTTATATGCTGTTGGCACTAGCATTGGTTCTAATGTTCTG GTAAAATATCTTGGTGAGGAAGGAGTTAATACTGCGCTTGTTGGGGCGGTTTCAATCTGTTCTCCTTGGGACCTTTTG ATTGGTGACAGGTTTATTAAGCGCAGGCTTGTGCAGAGATCCTATGACCGAATTTTAGGAATTGGATTAAAAGATTACGCCGAGCT GCATCGGAGTGTTTTGCCGAGTCTGACAGATTGGGACAGCATTTCTAAG ATAAGCTGTATCAGAGATTATGACAAACATGTTGTTTGTGTTCTTGGTAATTTTGAG ACTGTTGATACGTATTACAGGACAGTTAGCTGTAGCAGTTATATAGGAAAAGTGGGGGTTCCCCTCCTCTGCATTAGTGCCTTGGATGATCCAGTCTGTACAAGGGAAACAATTCCATGGGATGAATGTCG GGCAAACAAAAATGTCGTACTAGCTACCACACAACATGGGGGACACTTGGGATACCTTGAAGGGATGACCGCGAAAAGCCTCTG GTGGGTTAGGGCCGTTGATGAATTCCTTTGTGCTTTGAACTCCAGCTCATTGAACCATGGAGAAAAG
- the LOC125849391 gene encoding embryogenesis-associated protein EMB8-like isoform X6 — protein sequence MDCIGLTSESPYVIMLKAAFLIPISHYLFGFLFLLIVFLYNFVEMYFIKELITGFRGQPVSLSFNSCSNLYQEVVSKCKTLHGRFSSTPWLCSPHLQTIFLQFFERVPACNYQRQIFKTSDGGIIALDWLRNVDDKKPSIKGFDGVQSDDKTPIVVVIPGLTSDSDSAYVKHLAFKMVKSGWNVVVSNHRGLGGVAITSDRLYNAGCTEDIRKVIDHLHTRYPQAPLYAVGTSIGSNVLVKYLGEEGVNTALVGAVSICSPWDLLIGDRFIKRRLVQRSYDRILGIGLKDYAELHRSVLPSLTDWDSISKISCIRDYDKHVVCVLGNFETVDTYYRTVSCSSYIGKVGVPLLCISALDDPVCTRETIPWDECRANKNVVLATTQHGGHLGYLEGMTAKSLWWVRAVDEFLCALNSSSLNHGEKFWRVP from the exons ATGGATTGCATTGGGTTAACCTCTGAATCTCCATATGTTATTATGCTTAAAGCTGCTTTCTTGATACCCATTTCTCATTATTTATTCGGATTTCTGTTTCTACTCATTGTATTTCTCTATAATTTTGTGGAAATGTATTTCATAAAAGAATTAATCACTGGATTTAGGGGACAACCTGTCTCTTTGAGCTTTAATTCTTGCTCTAACCTGTATCAAGAAGTTGTTTCCAAGTGTAAAACTCTTCATGGCAG GTTTTCTTCTACTCCATGGCTTTGCAGTCCTCATCTTCAAACTATCTTTTTGCAGTTCTTTGAAAGAGTACCGGCTTGCAATTATCAAAG ACAGATATTTAAAACATCTGATGGTGGGATAATAGCTCTGGATTGGCTACGGAATGTGGATG ATAAAAAACCATCCATCAAAGGTTTTGATGGAGTTCAGAGTGATGATAAAACTCCCATCGTTGTGGTGATTCCTGGTTTAACAAGCGATTCTGATTCTGCT TACGTCAAGCACCTTGCTTTCAAGATGGTTAAATCTGGATGGAATGTTGTTGTGAGCAATCATCGGGGTCTCGGGGGAGTGGCAATAACT TCTGATCGCCTCTACAATGCCGGATGCACGGAGGACATCCGCAAAGTCATTGACCATCTCCACACCCGATACCCTCAAGCTCCTTTATATGCTGTTGGCACTAGCATTGGTTCTAATGTTCTG GTAAAATATCTTGGTGAGGAAGGAGTTAATACTGCGCTTGTTGGGGCGGTTTCAATCTGTTCTCCTTGGGACCTTTTG ATTGGTGACAGGTTTATTAAGCGCAGGCTTGTGCAGAGATCCTATGACCGAATTTTAGGAATTGGATTAAAAGATTACGCCGAGCT GCATCGGAGTGTTTTGCCGAGTCTGACAGATTGGGACAGCATTTCTAAG ATAAGCTGTATCAGAGATTATGACAAACATGTTGTTTGTGTTCTTGGTAATTTTGAG ACTGTTGATACGTATTACAGGACAGTTAGCTGTAGCAGTTATATAGGAAAAGTGGGGGTTCCCCTCCTCTGCATTAGTGCCTTGGATGATCCAGTCTGTACAAGGGAAACAATTCCATGGGATGAATGTCG GGCAAACAAAAATGTCGTACTAGCTACCACACAACATGGGGGACACTTGGGATACCTTGAAGGGATGACCGCGAAAAGCCTCTG GTGGGTTAGGGCCGTTGATGAATTCCTTTGTGCTTTGAACTCCAGCTCATTGAACCATGGAGAAAAG
- the LOC125849391 gene encoding embryogenesis-associated protein EMB8-like isoform X8 produces MDCIGLTSESPYVIMLKAAFLIPISHYLFGFLFLLIVFLYNFVEMYFIKELITGFRGQPVSLSFNSCSNLYQEVVSKCKTLHGRFSSTPWLCSPHLQTIFLQFFERVPACNYQRQIFKTSDGGIIALDWLRNVDDKKPSIKGFDGVQSDDKTPIVVVIPGLTSDSDSAYVKHLAFKMVKSGWNVVVSNHRGLGGVAITSDRLYNAGCTEDIRKVIDHLHTRYPQAPLYAVGTSIGSNVLVKYLGEEGVNTALVGAVSICSPWDLLIGDRFIKRRLVQRSYDRILGIGLKDYAELHRSVLPSLTDWDSISKISCIRDYDKHVVCVLGNFETVDTYYRTVSCSSYIGKVGVPLLCISALDDPVCTRETIPWDECRANKNVVLATTQHGGHLGYLEGMTAKSLWWVRAVDEFLCALNSSSLNHGEKFWRVP; encoded by the exons ATGGATTGCATTGGGTTAACCTCTGAATCTCCATATGTTATTATGCTTAAAGCTGCTTTCTTGATACCCATTTCTCATTATTTATTCGGATTTCTGTTTCTACTCATTGTATTTCTCTATAATTTTGTGGAAATGTATTTCATAAAAGAATTAATCACTGGATTTAGGGGACAACCTGTCTCTTTGAGCTTTAATTCTTGCTCTAACCTGTATCAAGAAGTTGTTTCCAAGTGTAAAACTCTTCATGGCAG GTTTTCTTCTACTCCATGGCTTTGCAGTCCTCATCTTCAAACTATCTTTTTGCAGTTCTTTGAAAGAGTACCGGCTTGCAATTATCAAAG ACAGATATTTAAAACATCTGATGGTGGGATAATAGCTCTGGATTGGCTACGGAATGTGGATG ATAAAAAACCATCCATCAAAGGTTTTGATGGAGTTCAGAGTGATGATAAAACTCCCATCGTTGTGGTGATTCCTGGTTTAACAAGCGATTCTGATTCTGCT TACGTCAAGCACCTTGCTTTCAAGATGGTTAAATCTGGATGGAATGTTGTTGTGAGCAATCATCGGGGTCTCGGGGGAGTGGCAATAACT TCTGATCGCCTCTACAATGCCGGATGCACGGAGGACATCCGCAAAGTCATTGACCATCTCCACACCCGATACCCTCAAGCTCCTTTATATGCTGTTGGCACTAGCATTGGTTCTAATGTTCTG GTAAAATATCTTGGTGAGGAAGGAGTTAATACTGCGCTTGTTGGGGCGGTTTCAATCTGTTCTCCTTGGGACCTTTTG ATTGGTGACAGGTTTATTAAGCGCAGGCTTGTGCAGAGATCCTATGACCGAATTTTAGGAATTGGATTAAAAGATTACGCCGAGCT GCATCGGAGTGTTTTGCCGAGTCTGACAGATTGGGACAGCATTTCTAAG ATAAGCTGTATCAGAGATTATGACAAACATGTTGTTTGTGTTCTTGGTAATTTTGAG ACTGTTGATACGTATTACAGGACAGTTAGCTGTAGCAGTTATATAGGAAAAGTGGGGGTTCCCCTCCTCTGCATTAGTGCCTTGGATGATCCAGTCTGTACAAGGGAAACAATTCCATGGGATGAATGTCG GGCAAACAAAAATGTCGTACTAGCTACCACACAACATGGGGGACACTTGGGATACCTTGAAGGGATGACCGCGAAAAGCCTCTG
- the LOC125849391 gene encoding embryogenesis-associated protein EMB8-like isoform X5 yields the protein MDCIGLTSESPYVIMLKAAFLIPISHYLFGFLFLLIVFLYNFVEMYFIKELITGFRGQPVSLSFNSCSNLYQEVVSKCKTLHGRFSSTPWLCSPHLQTIFLQFFERVPACNYQRQIFKTSDGGIIALDWLRNVDDKKPSIKGFDGVQSDDKTPIVVVIPGLTSDSDSAYVKHLAFKMVKSGWNVVVSNHRGLGGVAITSDRLYNAGCTEDIRKVIDHLHTRYPQAPLYAVGTSIGSNVLVKYLGEEGVNTALVGAVSICSPWDLLIGDRFIKRRLVQRSYDRILGIGLKDYAELHRSVLPSLTDWDSISKISCIRDYDKHVVCVLGNFETVDTYYRTVSCSSYIGKVGVPLLCISALDDPVCTRETIPWDECRANKNVVLATTQHGGHLGYLEGMTAKSLWWVRAVDEFLCALNSSSLNHGEKIQNNAVLESPLNSSKEKAV from the exons ATGGATTGCATTGGGTTAACCTCTGAATCTCCATATGTTATTATGCTTAAAGCTGCTTTCTTGATACCCATTTCTCATTATTTATTCGGATTTCTGTTTCTACTCATTGTATTTCTCTATAATTTTGTGGAAATGTATTTCATAAAAGAATTAATCACTGGATTTAGGGGACAACCTGTCTCTTTGAGCTTTAATTCTTGCTCTAACCTGTATCAAGAAGTTGTTTCCAAGTGTAAAACTCTTCATGGCAG GTTTTCTTCTACTCCATGGCTTTGCAGTCCTCATCTTCAAACTATCTTTTTGCAGTTCTTTGAAAGAGTACCGGCTTGCAATTATCAAAG ACAGATATTTAAAACATCTGATGGTGGGATAATAGCTCTGGATTGGCTACGGAATGTGGATG ATAAAAAACCATCCATCAAAGGTTTTGATGGAGTTCAGAGTGATGATAAAACTCCCATCGTTGTGGTGATTCCTGGTTTAACAAGCGATTCTGATTCTGCT TACGTCAAGCACCTTGCTTTCAAGATGGTTAAATCTGGATGGAATGTTGTTGTGAGCAATCATCGGGGTCTCGGGGGAGTGGCAATAACT TCTGATCGCCTCTACAATGCCGGATGCACGGAGGACATCCGCAAAGTCATTGACCATCTCCACACCCGATACCCTCAAGCTCCTTTATATGCTGTTGGCACTAGCATTGGTTCTAATGTTCTG GTAAAATATCTTGGTGAGGAAGGAGTTAATACTGCGCTTGTTGGGGCGGTTTCAATCTGTTCTCCTTGGGACCTTTTG ATTGGTGACAGGTTTATTAAGCGCAGGCTTGTGCAGAGATCCTATGACCGAATTTTAGGAATTGGATTAAAAGATTACGCCGAGCT GCATCGGAGTGTTTTGCCGAGTCTGACAGATTGGGACAGCATTTCTAAG ATAAGCTGTATCAGAGATTATGACAAACATGTTGTTTGTGTTCTTGGTAATTTTGAG ACTGTTGATACGTATTACAGGACAGTTAGCTGTAGCAGTTATATAGGAAAAGTGGGGGTTCCCCTCCTCTGCATTAGTGCCTTGGATGATCCAGTCTGTACAAGGGAAACAATTCCATGGGATGAATGTCG GGCAAACAAAAATGTCGTACTAGCTACCACACAACATGGGGGACACTTGGGATACCTTGAAGGGATGACCGCGAAAAGCCTCTG
- the LOC125849457 gene encoding protein WHAT'S THIS FACTOR 9, mitochondrial — MARFTATMTTAIHHRLRRQIRTFVNARVKWVRDPYLDTAVEKEKNLKSLLSLKNLIISHPSKAPPLRTISPLKPQLNLPTTALKFIQNYPFVFKTFRPPIPLSTLHVKLTPNAESLHNDETLFLNLSHYRKDLAQRLAKLLMLTRANRLPFYVINRFKFDLGLPHDYLLSFLPEFPEYFQICQMGFKDADGREVFGLELIKWRKDLAVSVVEKGDKREDFGGGKRVHIRYSMNLPRGFDLQKKVKIWAEEWQNLPYISPYEDAFHLAPNSDQAEKWTVGVIHELLSLLISKKTERENIYCLGDHLGFGIRFRKALVHHPGIFYLSNKIRTHTIVLREAFNKNILVEKHPFMRMRYKYISLMNKVLRRGIPINAGALRHRMRLASVKAANSKRMKQVKSIEPKED, encoded by the coding sequence ATGGCTCGCTTCACCGCCACCATGACCACCGCCATCCACCATCGTCTCCGGCGACAAATTCGCACTTTTGTGAACGCAAGGGTAAAATGGGTACGTGATCCATACCTGGATACAGCAGTAGAGAAGGAGAAAAACCTCAAATCATTACTTTCTCTTAAGAACTTAATCATCTCTCACCCATCAAAAGCTCCTCCTCTTCGCACCATTTCCCCTCTAAAACCCCAACTGAATCTTCCCACAACCGCCCTCAAATTCATTCAGAATTACCCTTTTGTTTTCAAAACTTTCAGACCTCCAATACCCTTATCGACGTTACACGTAAAGCTCACTCCAAATGCAGAATCATTACACAATGATGAGACCCTTTTTCTTAATCTTTCACATTATCGAAAAGATTTAGCGCAAAGATTAGCGAAGTTATTGATGCTCACAAGAGCTAATAGACTTCCTTTCTATGTTATCAACAGGTTTAAATTTGATTTGGGTTTGCCTCATGATTATTTGTTGAGTTTTTTACCTGAATTTCCTGAGTATTTTCAGATTTGTCAAATGGGTTTTAAGGATGCTGATGGTCGTGAGGTTTTTGGGTTGGAGTTGATTAAATGGAGGAAGGACTTAGCTGTTTCTGTAGTGGAGAAAGGGGATAAAAGGGAGGATTTTGGGGGTGGGAAAAGAGTGCACATTAGGTATTCGATGAATTTACCAAGAGGGTTTGATTTGCAGAAGAAGGTTAAAATTTGGGCTGAGGAGTGGCAGAATTTGCCTTACATTTCACCTTATGAGGATGCATTTCATTTGGCTCCTAATAGTGATCAAGCAGAGAAATGGACAGTAGGGGTTATTCATGAACTGTTAAGCTTACTTATATCGAAGAAGACGGAGAGGGAGAATATTTATTGCTTGGGAGATCATCTGGGATTTGGAATAAGGTTTAGAAAAGCTTTAGTGCATCATCCTGGTATATTTTACTTGTCGAATAAAATCAGGACGCATACTATAGTTTTGAGGGAGGCGTTTAACAAGAACATATTAGTTGAAAAACATCCATTTATGAGAATGAGGTACAAGTACATCAGTCTCATGAACAAAGTGTTGAGAAGGGGAATTCCAATCAATGCTGGAGCTCTTAGGCACAGGATGCGGCTGGCTTCTGTAAAAGCAGCCAACAGCAAGAGGATGAAACAAGTTAAAAGTATAGAGCCTAAAGAAGATtga
- the LOC125872164 gene encoding glyoxylase I 4-like, with amino-acid sequence MGKEIMRSESSTISNDMNSMPMLALNHVSYICKSVPKSVKFYEQVLGFSLIQRPSSFQFEGAWLFNHGIGIHLLGKEDAQSNKGKINPKDNHISFQCTDMNIIIQRLNDMNVEYVTATVKEGGVTVDQLFFHDPDGNMIEICNCQNIPIIPLSSCPLNKLSNLPTFHQKTMPNSFYGKGSSKKKYCVGEMEYLMMESLAMNIIDISF; translated from the exons ATGGGAAAAGAGATAATGAGATCAGAATCATCAACAATATCCAATGACATGAATAGTATGCCTATGTTGGCATTGAATCATGTTTCCTATATCTGTAAATCTGTTCCCAAATCTGTCAAATTTTATGAACAAGTTCTTGGCTTTAGTCTCATCCAGAGGCCCTCTTCTTTCCAATTTGAAGGAgcttg gTTGTTCAACCACGGAATTGGAATCCATTTGCTAGGAAAAGAAGATGCGCAATCGAACAAGGGGAAAATAAACCCAAAAGACAATCACATTTCATTTCAATGTACagatatgaatattattattcaGAGATTGAATGATATGAATGTCGAATATGTAACTGCTACTGTAAAAGAAGGTGGAGTTACAGTAGATCAACTATTCTTTCATGACCCAGATGGCAACATGATTGAAATTTGCAATTGCCAAAATATACCAATAATTCCACTTTCCTCTTGCCCACTCAACAAGCTCTCTAATCTTCCAACATTTCACCAAAAAACAATGCCTAATTCTTTTTACG GGAAAGGTAGCAGTAAGAAGAAATATTGCGTAGGAGAAATGGAATATCTAATGATGGAGAGCTTAGCCATGAATATCATCGACATttcattttga